From a region of the Zingiber officinale cultivar Zhangliang chromosome 4B, Zo_v1.1, whole genome shotgun sequence genome:
- the LOC121974720 gene encoding uncharacterized protein LOC121974720, which yields MVVCESGPMFLKAINCEGEYKDKAFISKLLINTINEVGHQNVVQVVTDNAPVCKAAGLLVEAKYPHIFWTPCVVHTLNLALKNICAPTDSLQNKEAFDECKWIAEVANDASMIKNFIMNHNMRLSMFNDNSNLKMLSLADTRFASTIIMLKRFRQIKKCLQNMVISERWDLYKEDDVVKARVMKYKILDDQFWEQIDYILAFTSPIYEMLRKADTDQPYLHLVYEWWDEMIEKMRVAISKGPHSGDSKFYDVVHNILVERWNKSNTPLHCLAHSLNPRYYSHEWLQESPNRLPPHRDIEVSRERKKCIERYYSNSSERRSVNEEFASFSAAIDDFSDNDSMRDRGLMSPTKWWVIHGASTPTLQSLALKLLGHPSSSSCCERNWSTYNFIHSLKRNKITPQRAEDLVYVHYNFRL from the exons ATGGTTGTCTGCGAAAGTGGTCCTATGTTTTTGAAGGCGATAAATTGTGAAGGTGAGTACAAGGATAAAGCTTTCATCTCTAAGTTGCTCATTAATACCATAAATGAAGTGGGACATCAGAATGTTGTCCAAGTGGTCACCGATAATGCTCCTGTTTGCAAAGCTGCTGGGCTACTCGTTGAGGCAAAGTACCCACACATATTTTGGACTCCTTGCGTTGTGCACACATTGAATCTTGCTTTGAAGAATATTTGTGCACCGACTGACTCTCTACAAAACAAAGAAGCCTTTGATGAATGCAAGTggatagcagaagtagcaaatgaTGCTTCAATGATCAAGAATTTTATCATGAATCACAATATGAGATTATCCATGTTCAACGATAACTCAAACTTGAAGATGCTATCACTTGCGGATACTCGATTTGCTTCTACGATCATTATGCTTAAAAGGTTCAGACAAATCAAGAAATGTCTTCAAAACATGGTGATTAGTGAAAGATGGGATTTGTACAAGGAGGATGATGTAGTGAAGGCCAGAGTAATGAAGTACAAGATATTGGATGATCAATTTTGGGAACAAATTGATTATATACTTGCTTTCACAAGTCCAATTTATGAGATGCTAAGGAAAGCAGACACTGATCAGCCTTATCTTCATTTAGTTTATGAGTGGTGGGATGAAATGATAGAAAAAATGAGAGTTGCTATCTCAAAGGGGCCTCATAGTGGAGATTCAAAGTTTTATGATGTTGTTCATAATATTCTAGTGGAGCGATGGAATAAAAGCAATACACCTCTTCATTGTTTGGCGCATTCTTTGAATCCAAG GTATTATAGCCATgagtggctccaagaatctccTAATCGTCTTCCTCCTCATAGGGACATCGAAGTTTCAAGGGAAAGGAAAAAGTGCATTGAAAGATACTACTCCAATTCATCCGAACGAAGAAGTGTTAATGAGGAGTTTGCCTCTTTTTCAGCTGCCATTGATGATTTTTCTGATAATGATTCAATGCGTGATCGAGGTTTAATGTCTCCAACTAAGTGGTGGGTTATCCATGGTGCTTCTACACCAACTCTTCAAAGTTTAGCTTTAAAGCTACTTGGGcacccatcttcttcttcttgttgtgagagaaattggagCACCTACAATTTCATACACTCATTGAAGAGGAACAAGATAACACCACAAAGAGCGGAAGATTTGGTATATGTTCACTATAACTTTCGTCTTTGA